One genomic segment of Alphaproteobacteria bacterium includes these proteins:
- a CDS encoding 4Fe-4S dicluster domain-containing protein: MTSLPDAPSSRRLGLVIDLDICVGCHACAVNCKEWNSGGVAAPLTDLEPYSDGPDGVWFNRVHTYEAGDGADGRTVHFPRSCLHCAQPACVTVCPTGASYKRAEDGIVLVNEDLCIGCKLCSWACPYGAREFDEDVGVMKKCTLCIDRIYNETFAPEDRQPACVATCPASARHFGDLGDPQSAVSRLVADRGGYDLMPEMGYMPTNKYLPPRPRKQTAGCVGAAAELAPAQPARGLLGWLDRVLSQ; the protein is encoded by the coding sequence GTGACCAGCCTGCCCGACGCGCCCTCGTCCAGGCGACTGGGCCTGGTCATCGACCTCGATATCTGCGTTGGCTGTCATGCCTGCGCCGTGAATTGCAAGGAGTGGAACAGCGGCGGAGTCGCCGCGCCGCTGACCGATCTCGAGCCCTACAGCGACGGGCCCGACGGCGTCTGGTTCAATCGCGTGCATACCTACGAGGCGGGCGACGGCGCCGATGGACGCACCGTGCATTTCCCGCGCTCGTGCCTGCACTGCGCGCAGCCCGCCTGCGTCACGGTCTGTCCGACCGGTGCGTCGTACAAGCGCGCCGAGGACGGCATCGTGCTGGTCAACGAGGATCTCTGCATCGGATGCAAGCTGTGCTCCTGGGCCTGTCCCTACGGCGCACGGGAGTTCGACGAGGATGTCGGGGTGATGAAGAAGTGCACCCTGTGCATCGATCGCATCTACAACGAGACCTTCGCGCCCGAGGACCGGCAGCCGGCCTGTGTCGCCACCTGCCCGGCGTCGGCACGGCATTTCGGCGATCTCGGCGATCCGCAATCCGCCGTCTCGCGCCTCGTTGCCGATCGTGGCGGCTACGATCTCATGCCGGAGATGGGGTATATGCCGACGAACAAGTACCTGCCGCCGCGTCCGCGCAAGCAGACCGCCGGCTGCGTGGGCGCGGCGGCCGAACTGGCGCCCGCCCAGCCGGCCAGAGGTCTGCTCGGCTGGCTCGATCGCGTGTTGTCGCAATGA
- a CDS encoding putative DNA-binding domain-containing protein produces MSALALAELQSAFRAVCLGRDAPDLAALVDGADIGAEARLRIYRHHVFDSLATALGATFSTVQALVGEAFFRGLARQFIALSPPSGPVLSEYGAEFAVFIERHQAARELVYLADAARLDWALTRAYGCDAGAAMTAAHLAAIAPDALGDLRLRLRAGVTLLRSAFPIDRIWAVSQGRDEGEVDLASGGVELAVFQRDDDAAFARMTHGEAVLLDACDGATSLADALERATAADPSFDLSTALPRFLNLAILAAP; encoded by the coding sequence ATGAGCGCGCTGGCCCTCGCCGAGCTGCAGAGCGCCTTTCGCGCCGTCTGCCTGGGTCGCGACGCGCCCGACCTGGCGGCGCTCGTCGACGGCGCCGACATCGGCGCCGAGGCGCGGCTGCGCATCTATCGCCACCACGTCTTCGACAGCCTGGCGACGGCGCTGGGCGCGACCTTCTCGACCGTGCAGGCGCTGGTCGGCGAGGCGTTCTTCCGCGGGCTGGCACGGCAGTTCATCGCCCTGTCGCCGCCATCGGGGCCGGTGCTGAGCGAATACGGTGCCGAGTTCGCCGTGTTCATCGAGCGCCACCAGGCCGCGCGGGAGCTGGTCTACCTCGCCGACGCCGCGCGGCTCGACTGGGCGCTGACCCGCGCCTATGGCTGCGATGCCGGCGCGGCGATGACGGCCGCACATCTCGCGGCGATCGCGCCCGATGCGCTGGGCGATCTTCGCCTGCGGCTGCGCGCCGGGGTCACGCTGTTGCGCTCGGCCTTTCCGATCGACCGGATCTGGGCGGTCTCGCAGGGCCGCGACGAGGGCGAGGTCGATCTCGCGTCCGGCGGCGTCGAGCTGGCCGTGTTCCAGCGCGACGACGATGCCGCCTTCGCGCGGATGACGCATGGCGAGGCGGTGCTGCTCGATGCCTGCGACGGCGCCACGAGCCTCGCCGACGCCCTCGAACGTGCGACGGCGGCCGATCCGTCCTTCGACCTCAGCACCGCGCTGCCCAGATTCCTCAACCTCGCCATCCTGGCCGCACCATGA
- a CDS encoding DoxX family protein: protein MNAYRTLATRLEAFPQPLLQFAMRLGIFFVFWRSGMLKAANMEQAVALFRDEYLSTQDKEPVPVFFQELLRIPNWPAEAMAWAATAVELGGPALILAGLATRLSAAALIGMTLFIQFCVYWRDYPSHLLWLSILLFILVRGPGPWSLDRLLGFDGGPRR from the coding sequence ATGAACGCCTATCGCACGCTCGCTACCCGCCTCGAGGCCTTCCCCCAGCCGCTGCTGCAGTTCGCCATGCGCCTGGGCATCTTCTTCGTGTTCTGGCGCTCCGGCATGCTCAAGGCGGCGAACATGGAGCAGGCCGTGGCGCTGTTCCGTGACGAGTATCTCAGCACCCAGGACAAGGAGCCCGTGCCGGTCTTCTTCCAGGAGCTGCTGCGCATTCCGAACTGGCCGGCCGAGGCGATGGCGTGGGCGGCGACCGCGGTCGAGCTGGGCGGGCCGGCGCTGATTCTCGCCGGCCTGGCGACGCGGCTGTCGGCGGCCGCGCTGATCGGCATGACGCTGTTCATCCAGTTCTGTGTCTACTGGCGAGACTACCCCTCGCACCTGCTGTGGTTGTCGATCCTGCTGTTCATTCTCGTGCGTGGGCCGGGCCCATGGTCGCTCGATCGGCTGCTGGGTTTCGACGGCGGGCCACGCCGGTGA
- a CDS encoding CoA transferase: MGARVAALGGGSLPLAGVKVVEFSHTVMGPTCGLIMADLGAEVVKIEPVDGDRTRRLKGFGVGFFGFLNRNKRCLAIDIEKPEGRAVVDRLVSQADVLVENFAPGTMTRRGYGPKRCAELNPRLVYCALKGFLGGPYEHRAALDEVVQMMGGLAYMTGPSGRPLRAGASVVDIMGGSFGVIGVLLKLSERERTGRGGLVESALFESVVLMMGPHLAAGAVLKHPVPPMPERLSSWAIYEPFDTSDGIKIFLGVTSDGQWRRFVDIFGLDEMKRDPRLATNNDRIAARPWLLPALAKVIERMPFDEVERKAAEADISYSRVARPEDLWDDPHLAATGQLAEHVMPGGETARLPLLPFRLDGKLMGVRNQAAAKIGGDSRAILSELGYDSAGIEALEKSGVVTLGD; encoded by the coding sequence ATGGGCGCACGAGTGGCTGCCCTAGGCGGCGGCTCGTTGCCCCTGGCGGGTGTCAAGGTCGTCGAGTTCTCGCACACCGTGATGGGGCCGACCTGCGGCCTGATTATGGCCGATCTCGGTGCCGAGGTGGTCAAGATCGAGCCGGTCGACGGTGATCGCACGCGACGGCTGAAGGGCTTCGGCGTCGGCTTCTTCGGCTTCCTCAATCGCAACAAGCGCTGCCTCGCCATCGACATCGAGAAGCCCGAGGGCAGGGCGGTCGTCGACAGGCTCGTGAGCCAGGCGGACGTGCTGGTCGAGAACTTCGCGCCCGGCACGATGACTAGGCGCGGCTATGGCCCGAAGCGCTGCGCCGAGCTCAATCCGCGCCTGGTCTACTGCGCGCTCAAGGGCTTCCTCGGCGGGCCCTACGAGCATCGCGCCGCGCTCGACGAGGTCGTGCAGATGATGGGCGGGCTGGCCTACATGACCGGCCCGAGCGGCCGGCCGTTGCGTGCCGGCGCCTCGGTGGTCGACATCATGGGCGGCAGCTTCGGTGTGATCGGCGTTCTCCTGAAGCTCAGCGAGCGCGAGCGTACCGGCAGAGGCGGGCTGGTCGAGAGCGCGCTCTTTGAATCGGTTGTGCTGATGATGGGCCCGCACCTCGCCGCCGGCGCAGTGCTCAAGCATCCCGTACCGCCGATGCCCGAGCGCCTGAGCTCGTGGGCGATCTACGAGCCGTTCGACACGTCGGACGGCATCAAGATCTTCCTCGGCGTCACCAGCGACGGCCAGTGGCGGCGCTTCGTCGACATCTTCGGTCTCGACGAGATGAAGCGCGACCCCAGGCTCGCCACCAACAACGACCGCATCGCCGCGCGGCCCTGGCTGCTGCCGGCGCTGGCGAAGGTGATCGAGCGCATGCCGTTCGACGAGGTCGAGCGCAAGGCGGCCGAGGCCGACATCTCCTATTCGCGCGTCGCGCGGCCCGAGGATCTGTGGGACGACCCGCATCTCGCGGCGACCGGCCAGCTGGCCGAGCATGTCATGCCCGGCGGCGAGACCGCGCGCCTGCCGCTGCTGCCCTTCCGTCTCGACGGCAAGCTGATGGGCGTGCGCAACCAGGCGGCGGCGAAGATCGGCGGCGACAGCCGCGCCATTCTCTCGGAGCTGGGCTACGATTCGGCGGGGATCGAAGCGCTGGAGAAGTCAGGCGTGGTGACCCTGGGCGACTAG
- the dksA gene encoding RNA polymerase-binding protein DksA, with the protein MSMTLPPGYRPTDREQFMNPLQQEYFRQKLMKWKQELINESNQTLASLQEESLSQPDLADRATAETDRALELRTRDRFRKLIAKIDSAIRRIEENTYGYCEETGEPIALKRLEARPIATLSVEAQERHERMERTRRDE; encoded by the coding sequence ATGTCGATGACTCTGCCGCCGGGCTACCGGCCGACGGACCGCGAACAGTTCATGAATCCGCTTCAGCAGGAATATTTCCGCCAGAAGCTGATGAAGTGGAAACAGGAACTGATCAACGAATCGAACCAGACCCTCGCATCGCTCCAGGAAGAAAGCCTCTCCCAGCCCGACCTCGCCGACCGGGCCACCGCCGAAACAGATCGCGCCCTTGAGCTCCGCACCCGCGACCGTTTCCGCAAGCTGATCGCCAAGATCGACTCCGCCATCCGCCGCATCGAAGAGAACACCTACGGCTACTGCGAGGAGACCGGCGAGCCCATCGCGCTCAAGCGTCTCGAGGCCAGGCCGATCGCCACGCTCAGCGTCGAGGCGCAGGAGCGCCACGAGCGCATGGAGCGCACGCGGCGCGACGAGTAG
- a CDS encoding dimethyl sulfoxide reductase anchor subunit → MHPSHSVIFFTTASGAGYGLLALIGVLAPLSALPQDMRFGLVALLLALLAITAGLLSSLLHLGRPERAWRALSQYRTSWLSREGVASVATYLPAGLFAVAWIFLGTVSLPLGLLAALGAAITVYCTGMIYQSLKPVPRWHNAWVVPNYLALALMNGSLWLVLVAQFFAPHPALSVLAIAAIALAAALKLGYWRSIDTATAVSTAGSATGLGSFGTVRHFAAPHTSENYLLKEMGYRIARKHAAKLRRIALVLGFGLPAVLSVLPLVSSGWPALIAALVAAVLATIGVFVERWLFFAEAKHVVTLYYGDEAI, encoded by the coding sequence ATGCATCCTTCGCATTCGGTGATCTTCTTCACCACAGCCTCCGGTGCCGGATACGGGCTTCTGGCATTGATCGGAGTCCTGGCGCCGCTCTCCGCCCTGCCGCAGGACATGCGCTTCGGGCTGGTCGCTCTCCTGCTGGCGCTGCTCGCCATCACCGCCGGCCTGCTGTCCTCGCTGCTGCATCTCGGCAGGCCCGAGCGCGCGTGGCGGGCGCTGTCGCAGTACCGAACCTCCTGGCTGTCGCGCGAAGGGGTCGCTTCGGTCGCCACATACCTGCCGGCCGGCCTGTTCGCCGTCGCCTGGATCTTCCTCGGGACTGTCTCGCTGCCGCTGGGCCTCCTGGCGGCACTGGGTGCGGCGATCACCGTCTACTGCACGGGAATGATCTACCAATCCCTGAAGCCCGTGCCGCGATGGCACAATGCGTGGGTCGTGCCCAACTACCTGGCCTTGGCGCTGATGAACGGCAGCCTGTGGCTGGTCCTGGTTGCGCAGTTCTTCGCACCGCATCCGGCGTTGAGCGTCCTGGCGATCGCCGCCATTGCGCTGGCGGCGGCGCTGAAGCTGGGCTACTGGCGTTCGATCGACACGGCGACCGCTGTCAGCACCGCAGGAAGCGCGACGGGCCTCGGATCGTTCGGCACCGTCCGTCACTTCGCGGCGCCCCACACGTCCGAGAACTACCTGCTCAAGGAGATGGGCTATCGCATCGCGCGCAAGCACGCCGCCAAGCTGCGCCGGATCGCGCTCGTGCTGGGCTTTGGCTTGCCTGCCGTCCTGTCCGTGTTGCCGCTGGTGTCGTCCGGCTGGCCGGCGCTGATCGCGGCGCTCGTGGCCGCGGTTCTGGCGACGATTGGCGTGTTCGTCGAGCGCTGGCTTTTCTTCGCCGAAGCCAAGCATGTCGTCACGCTGTACTACGGGGATGAAGCGATCTGA
- a CDS encoding molybdopterin oxidoreductase family protein, with the protein MRDKDSPATNGQAPGTPILHAPSADRVAYTTCYMCACRCGIKVHLADGRIRYIEGNRDHPVNKGVLCAKGSAGLMSHYSPARLQKPLRRVGERGSGEYREIEWDEAMATATEWLGAIRRSDPRKLAFFTGRDQSQALTGWWAAQFGTPNHAAHGGFCSVNMAAGGLYTIGGSFWEFGEPDWENTRYFMMFGVAEDHDSNPIKIGLGKLKTRGTAKFVSINPIRTGYSAIADEWIGIRPGTDGLFIMALIQELLRAGKIDEEYLRRHTNAAWLVIQDEGAADHGLFARDEAGQPLIFDEPSQVILPVSRTDASPSLAGAVTLADGRKAVPSFHLVARRCLDPRYAAEAVAAETGIDCATIKRIAAELAHVAFEQAVTIEQPWTDWTGRRHERMVGRPISIHAMRGISAHSNGFHTCRALHILQMLLGAIDTPGSFRYKPPFPRPIPPTNKPVGKPDQVNAGKPMPGAPLGFPTSPHDLLVEADGAPRRLDKAYSWEAPLAAHGAMHQVIYNAWKGDPYPIDTLFMYMANMGWNSSMNTVGTMEMLTDKDPATGEYKIPRIIYCDAYASETIAYADLILPDTTYLERWDCISLLDRPICDADGVADSIRQPIVAPDRDVRPFQDVLIDLGARLGLPGLIKDDGSPRYPGGYPDYLVHHERRPGIGMLAGWRGPDGRLKGVGPANEKQLDAYVANQCFWRSEVPAGGRYFKHVNREYLDWAVNMGLIDKAEPIILQLYSETLQKFRLAADGHGEVRPPAEHRERIATYFDPLPFWYMPFEEAAVDRDAFPLHAITQRPMAMYHSWGSQNAWLRQIHGENRLHINRETAMALGIADDDWVSVTSHHGTLKAQVKLMEGVNPFTVWTWNAIGKRAGAWNLAPRAEEARRGFLLNHIISEMLPTPRSGQHYGNSDPVTGQAAWYDLRVKIEKIAAGDELAQPQFAVLPQPPNLPDRPDVLRYGAGFRAKAEGGRS; encoded by the coding sequence ATGCGCGACAAAGACAGTCCGGCCACGAACGGTCAGGCGCCCGGCACACCGATCCTGCACGCTCCCAGCGCCGATCGCGTCGCCTACACGACCTGCTACATGTGCGCGTGCCGTTGCGGCATCAAGGTCCATCTCGCGGACGGCCGCATCCGATACATCGAGGGCAATCGCGATCACCCCGTGAACAAGGGGGTGCTCTGCGCCAAGGGTTCGGCCGGGCTGATGTCCCACTACTCGCCGGCCCGCCTGCAGAAGCCGCTGCGTCGCGTCGGCGAGCGCGGCAGCGGCGAATACAGGGAGATCGAGTGGGACGAGGCGATGGCGACGGCCACGGAATGGCTTGGCGCCATCCGGCGCAGCGATCCGCGCAAGCTTGCCTTCTTCACCGGCCGCGACCAGAGCCAGGCGCTCACCGGCTGGTGGGCGGCACAGTTCGGCACGCCCAACCATGCGGCCCATGGCGGGTTCTGCTCCGTCAACATGGCCGCGGGCGGCCTCTACACCATCGGCGGCTCGTTCTGGGAGTTCGGCGAGCCCGACTGGGAGAACACGCGTTACTTCATGATGTTCGGCGTCGCCGAGGACCACGACTCCAATCCCATCAAGATCGGGCTCGGCAAGCTCAAGACGCGCGGCACGGCGAAGTTCGTGTCGATCAACCCGATCCGCACCGGCTATTCGGCGATCGCCGACGAATGGATCGGCATCCGGCCGGGCACCGATGGCCTGTTCATCATGGCCTTGATCCAGGAGCTGCTGCGCGCCGGCAAGATCGACGAGGAGTACCTGCGCCGCCACACCAACGCGGCCTGGCTGGTCATTCAGGATGAGGGCGCGGCGGATCACGGGCTGTTCGCGCGCGACGAGGCAGGCCAGCCGCTGATCTTCGACGAGCCGAGCCAGGTGATCCTTCCCGTCAGCCGGACCGACGCGTCGCCGAGCCTGGCCGGGGCCGTCACCCTGGCCGACGGGCGCAAGGCGGTGCCGTCCTTCCACCTCGTCGCCAGGCGCTGCCTCGATCCGCGCTACGCAGCCGAGGCCGTCGCCGCGGAGACCGGCATCGATTGCGCCACCATCAAGCGCATCGCGGCCGAGCTCGCCCACGTGGCGTTCGAGCAAGCCGTGACGATCGAGCAGCCCTGGACCGACTGGACCGGTCGCCGCCACGAGCGGATGGTGGGACGCCCGATCTCCATCCATGCCATGCGCGGCATCTCGGCCCATTCCAACGGCTTTCACACCTGCCGCGCGCTGCACATCCTGCAGATGCTGCTGGGCGCCATCGATACGCCGGGCAGCTTTCGCTACAAGCCGCCTTTCCCGCGCCCCATCCCGCCGACCAACAAGCCGGTCGGCAAGCCCGATCAGGTGAACGCCGGCAAGCCGATGCCCGGCGCGCCGCTGGGCTTTCCGACCAGCCCGCACGACCTGCTGGTCGAGGCCGATGGCGCGCCGCGACGCCTCGACAAGGCCTATTCGTGGGAGGCGCCGCTTGCCGCCCATGGCGCCATGCATCAGGTCATCTACAACGCCTGGAAGGGCGATCCGTATCCGATCGACACGCTGTTCATGTACATGGCGAACATGGGCTGGAACTCGTCGATGAATACGGTCGGCACCATGGAAATGCTGACGGACAAGGATCCCGCCACCGGCGAGTACAAAATCCCGCGGATCATCTATTGCGACGCCTACGCCAGCGAGACGATCGCCTATGCCGATCTCATCCTGCCGGACACGACCTATCTCGAGCGCTGGGACTGCATCTCGCTGCTCGATCGTCCGATCTGCGACGCCGACGGCGTCGCCGATTCGATTCGCCAGCCGATCGTCGCGCCCGATCGCGATGTGCGGCCGTTTCAGGACGTCCTGATCGATCTCGGCGCGCGTCTGGGCCTGCCCGGCCTGATCAAGGACGATGGCAGCCCACGCTATCCCGGCGGCTACCCGGACTACCTGGTCCATCACGAGCGGCGGCCGGGCATCGGCATGCTGGCGGGATGGCGCGGGCCCGACGGCAGGCTCAAGGGCGTGGGGCCGGCGAACGAGAAGCAGCTCGACGCCTATGTCGCCAATCAATGCTTCTGGCGCAGCGAGGTCCCGGCGGGCGGGCGCTACTTCAAGCACGTCAATCGCGAGTATCTCGACTGGGCCGTGAACATGGGCCTGATCGACAAGGCCGAGCCGATCATCCTGCAGCTCTACAGCGAGACATTGCAGAAATTCCGCCTGGCCGCCGACGGTCATGGCGAGGTCCGGCCCCCGGCCGAGCATCGCGAACGCATCGCGACGTATTTCGACCCGTTGCCGTTCTGGTACATGCCGTTCGAGGAGGCGGCCGTCGACCGCGATGCCTTTCCGCTGCACGCCATCACGCAGCGGCCGATGGCGATGTATCATTCCTGGGGATCGCAGAACGCCTGGCTTCGCCAGATCCACGGCGAGAACCGCCTGCATATCAATCGCGAGACCGCCATGGCGCTGGGCATCGCCGATGACGATTGGGTCTCGGTGACCAGCCATCACGGCACGCTGAAGGCCCAGGTCAAGCTGATGGAGGGCGTCAACCCTTTCACCGTGTGGACCTGGAACGCCATCGGCAAGCGCGCCGGTGCCTGGAATCTGGCGCCCCGCGCCGAGGAAGCGCGGCGCGGCTTCCTGCTCAACCACATCATCTCCGAGATGCTGCCGACGCCGCGAAGCGGCCAGCACTACGGCAACTCCGACCCGGTCACCGGCCAGGCCGCGTGGTATGACCTGCGCGTGAAGATCGAGAAGATCGCCGCGGGCGACGAGCTTGCCCAGCCGCAGTTCGCCGTCCTGCCTCAGCCACCCAACCTTCCCGATCGACCCGACGTGCTGCGATACGGCGCCGGGTTTCGTGCGAAGGCCGAGGGAGGGCGCTCGTGA